In Vibrio tritonius, the following are encoded in one genomic region:
- the rnhA gene encoding ribonuclease HI, whose translation MKKQVEIFTDGSCLGNPGPGGYGVVMRYKQTEKTLAKGYKLTTNNRMEMLAAIVALQTLKESCKVTLTTDSQYVRQGITQWIHNWKKRDWKTADKKPVKNADLWKLLDQETQRHDIEWHWVKGHAGHRENELCDELARTAAGNPTEEDTGYQAS comes from the coding sequence ATGAAGAAACAGGTGGAAATTTTCACTGATGGTTCTTGTTTAGGCAATCCGGGCCCAGGTGGTTACGGTGTGGTAATGCGCTATAAACAGACCGAAAAAACGCTGGCTAAAGGCTATAAACTCACGACCAACAATCGCATGGAAATGTTGGCGGCAATTGTTGCTTTACAAACACTTAAAGAGTCTTGCAAGGTAACATTGACTACCGATAGCCAATACGTTCGCCAAGGTATTACCCAATGGATCCATAACTGGAAAAAACGCGACTGGAAAACCGCGGATAAAAAACCTGTTAAGAATGCCGATCTATGGAAATTACTCGACCAAGAAACTCAACGCCACGACATTGAATGGCATTGGGTAAAAGGTCACGCAGGCCATCGTGAGAACGAATTGTGTGATGAATTAGCCCGCACAGCAGCAGGTAACCCAACCGAAGAAGACACGGGCTACCAAGCTAGCTAA
- the dnaQ gene encoding DNA polymerase III subunit epsilon, with protein sequence MNTSINSEYNRIVVLDTETTGMNREGGPHYEGHRIIEIGAVEIINRKLTGKHFHVYLKPDRLIQEEAIDVHGITDEFLVDKPEYRDVHAEFIDFIQGAELVAHNAPFDVGFMDYEFAKLGNTSVKTADICKITDTLAMAKKIFPGKRNNLDVLCERYGIDNSHRTLHGALLDAEILADVFLLMTGGQTSLQFSASGSASGEMGASSIKRVATDRKPLKVLQATADEIQAHEERLGLVSNCLWGQ encoded by the coding sequence ATGAATACTAGCATCAATTCCGAATACAACCGTATCGTCGTACTCGATACGGAAACTACAGGTATGAACCGTGAAGGCGGTCCACACTACGAAGGGCACCGAATTATCGAGATCGGTGCAGTTGAAATCATTAACCGTAAACTGACGGGTAAGCATTTCCACGTCTATTTAAAACCGGATCGTTTGATTCAAGAAGAAGCAATTGATGTCCACGGTATTACCGATGAGTTTTTGGTAGATAAACCGGAATATCGTGATGTACACGCCGAGTTTATTGACTTCATTCAAGGTGCTGAATTAGTTGCCCACAATGCGCCCTTCGACGTGGGCTTTATGGATTATGAATTTGCTAAGCTAGGTAATACATCGGTTAAAACAGCAGATATTTGCAAAATTACCGATACCTTAGCGATGGCGAAGAAAATCTTCCCCGGTAAGCGTAACAACTTGGATGTATTGTGTGAGCGTTATGGTATCGATAACTCCCACCGTACTCTCCACGGCGCATTGCTCGATGCGGAAATTCTAGCGGATGTTTTCCTGCTGATGACCGGTGGGCAAACATCGTTGCAATTTTCGGCATCAGGATCGGCTTCAGGGGAAATGGGAGCAAGTTCAATAAAACGTGTGGCTACTGATAGAAAACCATTAAAGGTTTTGCAGGCAACTGCCGATGAAATACAAGCACATGAGGAAAGGTTGGGATTAGTCAGTAATTGCCTCTGGGGACAGTAG
- a CDS encoding TIGR03503 family protein, giving the protein MWKVLVGALALLASIHVWAASESTMSLLDNRFRVDPSIEQITFVIYRANNSRPVVLVRPDGKKYYAWKSPENVRWYEESSMDIISIEKPMPGPWQAVGKVTPKNHIKMLSNLKLASDTFPARLYQGEEIKFTARLTSDGKPLQIREFLDKIHLKVTFTKYIENEEALVKEARPIPDVLGEFSDDGKGLDEKASDGEFTVALKIHSEPGKYRVRITSGNGVFLRAQEQVVLVYPTPYSATFIQSRVTGQPHQIVLSGEQGMVTPGSLATQIEHKDAQGATAYYDAQADKNDLKVTVNVPNSGELGQYSWSGTLYTNDLASGRSLVFPISEHTYSIVSEIDLEQTRLMREKEAEMQRKIQQEKDLLQAREDARKSRMMAIIIGNVVVILVGLIAWFVIRKLKARKALQPEMQLDMPKK; this is encoded by the coding sequence ATGTGGAAGGTGTTAGTGGGTGCGTTGGCCTTGTTGGCTAGCATCCATGTTTGGGCGGCCAGTGAGTCCACAATGTCTCTGTTAGACAACCGATTTCGGGTGGATCCGAGCATAGAACAGATTACATTTGTGATTTATCGGGCTAACAATTCACGCCCGGTGGTCTTGGTTCGTCCTGACGGAAAGAAATACTACGCTTGGAAATCACCAGAAAATGTTCGGTGGTATGAAGAGTCGTCGATGGATATTATTTCCATTGAGAAACCGATGCCGGGACCTTGGCAAGCGGTCGGTAAAGTGACACCAAAAAACCACATCAAGATGCTCTCTAATCTGAAACTCGCTTCCGATACATTCCCCGCTCGTTTATATCAGGGTGAAGAAATTAAATTTACTGCGCGTTTAACCTCTGATGGAAAGCCGCTCCAAATTCGCGAGTTCCTCGATAAAATTCACCTAAAAGTGACCTTCACTAAATACATTGAAAACGAAGAAGCCTTAGTCAAAGAAGCGCGTCCTATTCCAGATGTGCTTGGTGAGTTTTCTGATGACGGTAAAGGACTTGATGAAAAGGCAAGTGATGGGGAGTTTACCGTTGCGCTAAAGATTCATTCAGAGCCGGGCAAGTATCGGGTGCGTATTACTTCTGGTAACGGTGTGTTCCTTCGAGCTCAAGAGCAAGTTGTACTTGTCTATCCTACTCCCTATTCAGCCACCTTTATCCAATCTCGTGTTACAGGGCAACCGCATCAAATTGTGCTTAGTGGTGAACAAGGTATGGTTACTCCGGGGTCCCTTGCCACGCAAATAGAACATAAAGATGCACAAGGTGCGACGGCTTACTATGATGCGCAAGCGGATAAAAATGATTTAAAAGTTACGGTGAATGTTCCTAACAGTGGTGAGTTAGGTCAGTATTCTTGGTCTGGTACTTTATATACTAACGATTTAGCATCCGGACGCTCTTTAGTTTTTCCAATTAGTGAGCATACTTACAGCATTGTCAGTGAGATTGACCTAGAGCAAACGCGTTTAATGCGCGAAAAAGAAGCGGAAATGCAGCGTAAAATTCAACAAGAGAAAGATCTGCTGCAAGCTCGAGAAGATGCCCGTAAAAGTCGTATGATGGCGATCATCATTGGTAATGTGGTGGTTATTTTAGTTGGTCTAATTGCTTGGTTTGTCATTCGTAAATTGAAAGCGCGCAAGGCGTTGCAACCTGAGATGCAATTGGATATGCCAAAAAAATAG
- the lpcA gene encoding D-sedoheptulose 7-phosphate isomerase — protein MYHDLIKSELTEAAEVLNAFLSDEHNIAQIEAAAKLIADSFKQGGKVLSCGNGGSHCDAMHFAEELTGRYRENRPGYPGIAISDPSHLSCVSNDFGYDFVFSRYVEAVGMKGDVLFGLSTSGNSGNILKAIEAAKAKGMKTIALTGKDGGKMAGVADIEIRVPHFGYADRIQEVHIKIIHIVIQLIEKEMA, from the coding sequence ATGTACCATGATTTGATCAAAAGCGAATTAACTGAAGCAGCTGAAGTATTGAACGCTTTTTTGAGCGATGAGCATAACATTGCTCAAATTGAAGCGGCGGCAAAGCTGATTGCGGACTCTTTTAAACAAGGTGGTAAAGTGCTGTCTTGTGGTAACGGTGGCTCACACTGTGATGCAATGCACTTTGCTGAAGAACTGACAGGGCGTTACCGTGAAAACCGTCCTGGCTACCCAGGTATTGCGATTTCTGACCCAAGCCACTTGTCTTGTGTGAGTAACGATTTCGGTTACGATTTCGTTTTTTCTCGCTACGTTGAAGCGGTAGGCATGAAAGGGGATGTCCTGTTTGGTTTATCGACTTCTGGTAATTCAGGTAATATTTTAAAAGCCATTGAAGCGGCGAAAGCAAAAGGGATGAAAACCATTGCTCTGACCGGTAAAGATGGCGGTAAAATGGCCGGTGTTGCGGATATTGAAATTCGTGTACCACACTTTGGTTATGCTGATCGCATTCAAGAAGTTCATATTAAAATCATTCACATCGTGATCCAATTGATCGAAAAAGAGATGGCGTAA
- a CDS encoding class II glutamine amidotransferase: MCELLGMSANVPTDICFSFTGLIQRGGRTGPHRDGWGITFYEGKGFRTFKDPAPSCQSKIAQLVQSYPIKSRAVISHIRQANRGSVCLENTHPFTRELWGRYWTFAHNGQLTDYETMATGRHRPVGKTDSEVAFCWLLNQMEHRYPEPPVNMTGVFRFICELCDELKEKGVFNMLLSDGEYVMSYCTNHLYWITRQAPFGHAALIDEDVEINFQEETTPEDVVSVIATQPLTGNEAWQRMKPGEFSLFHFGKRIATNQAELVNVPFAAPRPGNQAPTEPLR, translated from the coding sequence ATGTGTGAGTTGCTCGGCATGAGCGCAAATGTGCCCACCGATATTTGTTTTAGTTTTACTGGATTAATTCAACGAGGCGGCCGGACAGGCCCTCATCGTGATGGTTGGGGGATTACCTTTTATGAAGGAAAAGGTTTTCGTACCTTTAAAGATCCTGCTCCAAGCTGCCAGTCTAAAATTGCACAATTAGTTCAAAGTTATCCTATCAAAAGCCGTGCGGTTATTAGCCACATTCGTCAAGCAAATCGTGGTAGCGTGTGTTTGGAAAATACCCACCCTTTTACCCGCGAGTTGTGGGGGCGTTACTGGACTTTTGCTCATAATGGTCAATTGACTGACTATGAGACGATGGCGACGGGGCGGCATCGTCCTGTCGGTAAAACGGATAGTGAGGTGGCATTTTGCTGGTTGCTTAACCAAATGGAACATCGTTATCCTGAGCCACCGGTTAATATGACTGGGGTGTTTCGCTTTATTTGCGAATTGTGCGATGAACTAAAAGAGAAAGGGGTATTTAATATGCTTCTCTCTGATGGTGAGTATGTCATGAGTTACTGTACTAACCATTTGTATTGGATCACGCGCCAAGCTCCGTTTGGTCATGCAGCCTTGATTGACGAAGATGTGGAAATCAATTTCCAAGAAGAAACAACACCAGAAGATGTCGTGTCAGTTATCGCTACTCAGCCGTTAACCGGTAATGAGGCTTGGCAACGCATGAAGCCTGGAGAGTTTAGCTTATTCCATTTTGGTAAGCGCATTGCGACCAATCAAGCTGAATTAGTTAATGTTCCTTTTGCCGCTCCTCGGCCTGGAAATCAAGCTCCAACAGAACCTCTACGCTAG
- the purN gene encoding phosphoribosylglycinamide formyltransferase encodes MKSVVVLISGNGTNLQAIIDACKSSIKGGKVTAVFSNKATAYGLERAEQAGAQPVFIDPKSFDTRDAYDQELMRQMDEFNPDLVVLAGFMRILSSDFVRHYMGRMINIHPSLLPKYPGLNTYQRAILAGDEEHGTSVHFVTEQLDGGPVILQAKVPIFDEDTIEILTERVQAQEHRIYPLVVQWFVEGRLEMKEGKAFLDGKALGIHGHAYE; translated from the coding sequence ATGAAAAGTGTTGTTGTTTTAATTTCAGGAAATGGTACCAACTTGCAAGCGATTATTGATGCTTGTAAATCAAGCATTAAAGGCGGCAAAGTCACGGCTGTTTTTTCGAATAAAGCAACTGCTTATGGGTTAGAACGAGCAGAGCAAGCAGGCGCTCAACCAGTATTTATCGACCCTAAGTCTTTTGATACTCGTGATGCTTACGACCAAGAGTTGATGCGTCAAATGGACGAGTTTAATCCAGATTTAGTGGTTCTTGCCGGTTTCATGCGTATTTTAAGCAGCGACTTTGTTCGTCACTACATGGGTCGAATGATCAACATTCACCCATCTCTATTACCTAAATATCCTGGTTTGAATACCTATCAACGTGCAATTTTGGCTGGTGACGAAGAACACGGCACAAGCGTTCACTTTGTAACAGAACAGCTTGATGGTGGACCCGTTATCCTGCAAGCGAAAGTGCCTATCTTCGATGAGGATACGATTGAGATTCTTACTGAACGAGTTCAAGCACAAGAGCACCGCATTTATCCATTGGTAGTGCAGTGGTTTGTAGAAGGCCGTTTAGAAATGAAAGAAGGTAAAGCATTCCTTGATGGCAAAGCGTTAGGCATTCACGGTCACGCTTACGAATAA
- the purM gene encoding phosphoribosylformylglycinamidine cyclo-ligase → MSGNKTSLSYKDAGVDIDAGNELVNRIKGAVKRTRRPEVMGGLGGFGALCELPTKYKQPVLVSGTDGVGTKLRLALDMQKHDTIGIDLVAMCVNDLIVQGAEPLFFLDYYATGKLDVDTAADVVSGIAEGCLQAGCALIGGETAEMPGMYEGEDYDVAGFCVGVVEKEDIIDGTKVAAGDALIAVGSSGPHSNGYSLVRKILEVSQADKSEMLEGKTVGEHLLAPTKIYIKSGLKLIAEHDIHAISHITGGGFWENIPRVLPEGTKAVIDGNSWEWPAIFNWLQEKGNVDTHEMYRTFNCGVGLIIALPADQAQDAVQLLQKEGETAWVIGTIAAANSNEGQVEII, encoded by the coding sequence GTGAGCGGTAACAAAACTTCTCTAAGCTATAAAGACGCTGGTGTAGATATTGATGCAGGTAACGAACTTGTCAATCGCATTAAAGGCGCAGTAAAACGAACTCGTCGCCCAGAAGTAATGGGTGGCCTTGGTGGTTTTGGTGCCCTATGTGAGCTACCAACCAAATACAAACAGCCAGTGTTAGTTTCAGGTACCGACGGTGTAGGTACTAAACTACGACTTGCTTTGGATATGCAAAAGCACGACACGATCGGTATCGATCTTGTTGCTATGTGTGTGAACGATCTTATCGTTCAAGGTGCAGAGCCACTTTTCTTCCTTGATTACTATGCAACAGGCAAGCTTGATGTAGACACAGCTGCAGACGTTGTATCAGGTATCGCTGAAGGCTGTCTGCAAGCAGGTTGTGCCCTTATCGGTGGCGAAACCGCTGAGATGCCTGGCATGTACGAAGGCGAAGACTACGACGTAGCTGGTTTCTGTGTTGGTGTGGTTGAAAAAGAAGACATCATCGACGGCACCAAAGTAGCAGCAGGCGATGCCCTCATTGCAGTAGGTTCAAGCGGCCCTCACTCAAACGGCTATTCACTAGTTCGTAAAATCCTAGAAGTATCTCAAGCAGATAAAAGCGAGATGTTGGAAGGTAAAACTGTTGGTGAACACCTACTTGCTCCAACCAAAATTTACATCAAATCAGGTCTTAAACTGATTGCCGAGCATGACATTCACGCAATTTCTCACATTACTGGTGGCGGCTTCTGGGAAAATATCCCTCGAGTACTACCAGAAGGCACTAAAGCCGTTATCGATGGTAACAGCTGGGAATGGCCTGCAATTTTCAACTGGCTACAAGAAAAAGGTAATGTAGACACCCATGAAATGTACCGTACATTCAACTGTGGTGTGGGCTTAATTATCGCGCTTCCTGCTGATCAAGCGCAAGATGCTGTGCAGCTTCTGCAAAAAGAAGGTGAAACTGCGTGGGTAATCGGTACAATTGCAGCAGCAAATTCTAATGAAGGTCAAGTAGAGATAATTTAA